The following nucleotide sequence is from Nocardioides eburneiflavus.
GGAGACGCTGACCGAGAGGGGCCGCATCGCCGACTGGCTCTCGTGCAAGCCGTGGGACCTCGACCTGCTCGTGACGACCGACGGCGCGGACGTGACTGGCTGGCACGCGACCCGGGTCCCGGCGGTCCGGGACCCGGAGAAGCGCCGCCAGACGTGGCTGACCATGGCCAACGACCTGCACCCGTCACCCGACTCGCGCACCTGGACGATCACCGACCGGTCGGGTGAGGGCGAGATCGAGATGCGGCTCATCGTCGACCCTCTCGACGTGATCGTGCCGTTCAACCTCGACGTGACCGAGACGATCACCCCGGACACCCCGTGGGTCGTCGGCATCGACGAGGAGGGAGGCAACATCGAGATCAACCTGGCGCTCTCTGCGCACGCGCTCATTGCCGGTGCTACCCGCAGCGGCAAGTCCGTGTGTACCTACTCGCTGCTCACCCACGTGCTGCGAATGGGAGACAGGGCCCGTCTCCTCGTCGCCGACCCGAACGACACGACCATCGCGCCGTTCGAGGACAAGGTGGCTTGGTCGACATCCGACACGCATCCCGACGCCGTTACCGGCATGCTGGAGTGGGTCCGCGGAGAGATGGACCGCCGCAAGCCGATCCTGCGCGACATGCGCGCCGACAAGATCTCCGAGTTCACCGCCGAGTTGCCGATGATCGTGGTCGTCATCGACGAGGCCGCGAACTACCTGCGTCACAATGACAAGCGGGCCGCCGCCGCGATGATGGGTGAACTCCTCGCCGTGGTGTCGCAGGGTGCGAAGTACGGCGTCCGACTGGTCCTCATCACCCAGCGCCCCGACAGCACGATCCTTCCGACTAGCACGCGTGCGCAGTTGTCCTTCCGTATCTCGTTCCGCGTCGAGGACGGAGAGACCGCGAAGATGGTTTTTCCGGACCTGCCCGACCCGATGGCACTACTCACGTGTGCACCCGGCGTCGGCTACGTCCGCGAGGTTGGCGGCGAGGCGAAGCGGTTCCGCTCGGTGTACCTGGCCGACCACTGGGGCATCGCTGACCGTCTCCCGCACCGGCAGCCGAAGATCCTCGACGTAGCGGCTGGCTTCGGGGCGCCGTTCGTGCCCCCGGCGGTGCCGAAGGACATGTGGGGTACGCAGAAGCCCGCCGCAGTCGTTCCCGCCGCTCCTGGCGAGGTGCTGATCGACGAGGTCGTACTGACGCTGGACGACCTGGAGGGCGAAGTGCCAGGCACACCCGGTGCTGCCGAGGGCTTGGACGACTTCGAGTTCGAGCCTGTCACCGCTCCACCGACGGTGCGTCGTCGCCCGACCGCGCAGCCGGTCCCCGACGATTTGTGGGCCTGAGATGTGGTTCTGGAAGCGCAAGACGCGCGAACATCGCGAGCCAAAGGCTCTGTGGGGCCGCCGCCTCGCGGCGATCCTCGACGTCCCGGAGGACGCGATCGAGGCTGACGACATCCACCTGGTTGCAGGAGGGGCGATCGTGCACCTGTGGCCGACGCCTGCCGGTGCGCTCGTCGATCACCCGCGCATCGACGAGCGGCTCGCGAACGTCGCGCCGGAGTTCATGATCGATCCGAACTCGGCCGCAGACCACTTCATAGGCCTGATCCCGCGTCGATAGGTGCCGGTCAGGGCATGGGCTTGTAGAACACCCAGGCGTCGCCGTCAGAGTCGACCGTGAGTTCGACGCGAACGTCAACGTCGGACCCGTCCTCCCACGATCCCTGGCCGCGGCACGCCAGGACCACTTCCTCGTTTGTGCCGGTAGGTGCTTCGTAGGTGGCGCGGTTGTCCTCGACTACCCGCGGCTCACGGACCTTCAGCAACTTCGTGCCCAGCCCGGTGTCCTCTTCTGAGATCCGAACTGCGTCGTCGGCCAACTCGTCGCACGTGACGTCTTCGAGGCTTCCACTTGCCACATCAACGCCAGCCTCCGACAGATAGCCGGAGATCTGAGGCCAGAGCCACCACCCGAGGACGGCGAGAGGAATGGCGATCCGGAAGAGCCACGACCACTTGAACCCCGATCCGTTGCTAGTTGCGGCTTCGGTGCTGGCGACGTGCACCGGTGGAGGCATGACTCGGGTGTCGGCGGGGTTTGCCTGCGCGGTGCTCGAAGAGCCCGCCGGAGACGGGTATTGCGCCGTGCTGGAAGCGGCCTCGGTCGCGAACGGTTGCCACTGAGACCCGTCCCACCAGAACTTGCCGTCGGGGCTCACCAACGGAGGCGGCGGGGGCGATCCAGCCGACTCATCAGAGGTCCCCGGGCTCGACGTGTCGCTCATGGGCGCACCCTAGGTCGACGTGCGTGCGGGGCGCAGAGGAATCCGGAATAGGGGGACGCGCGGCGACGGGGTCGCCGAGCGCACGGCGTAACAGGCCCTCTGGACGTGGCTTGCGTCCGAAGGCTAAGGACGCGGCGGAGGACCCGTCGGCGAATGGGAAGGGCTCTACTTGCGGCTCCCGGCCCGCCACGTCTCGACGAAGATCGAGCAGATGGTGCCTGCGTGAATCTCGACGTCGTCTCCGCGCTCGTTCTCGACCAGGAGGGTGAGGTCATCGGAGACCACCAGTACCTCTGTGGTGACGAGCCGATACCTGCGACCGTCAGCATCACGCCTGGGCCAGTGGATGGCGTGCTGGTTGCCCCAGTCGAGCAGCCACACATCGCCGTCCATCGTGTAGACCACTACCGTCTGGTCGGGGTGGTCCTCGATGTGGCCGATCCGCTGACGGCGTGAGCGCCGGACCGCCGGGTTGTTGTCGTCTGTTCTGATGTCGCTCACAGGCCACACCCAATCTGGCGTACGGCCAGCACCTCGCCGACCGGGTGAATCGGGTACTCGCCCCACGGGTCCGACTGAAGTCGCTCGCCCACCCACGCCCAGTCCTCGCCCGGAATCGGGGCATCCATCTCGTGCTCGATGTAAGACCGCGGCACCCGGTGGTGCGGGCGAACTGCCCGGTCCCGGTCGTACGGATAGGACGTGACCGTCTGCCGAGCCGCGTC
It contains:
- a CDS encoding FtsK/SpoIIIE domain-containing protein, with product MEVTKRSLSLAESIAASTLGAVFGFWWDRPGLVKPKADEKPWETHAQVSSAIFWPTLAVWLSLGLPKCPEWVKETAGWATQDTLSIAQWTVLVTVFAAWVLMRRMLAAKVEKWPNHRLVRDVQKWGVHHRWLGVLFVAACIAPPVAWALLDTVRVDAINTGVFLGLAALVAHLELRWRRLCRRRMPHLIEAHRLSQRTADSMLEIGALRPRKGGGFVISPVPAEAVAHLDGLDERVALHLPEFEAKMHTDSNGAATAFEYLPASPETVARREVMARTGGFLTAIAPAEEDNPARPGECVGTLEVGITESRAEELDATLRASDGLALVQWRKGERVVHLAALDTETLTERGRIADWLSCKPWDLDLLVTTDGADVTGWHATRVPAVRDPEKRRQTWLTMANDLHPSPDSRTWTITDRSGEGEIEMRLIVDPLDVIVPFNLDVTETITPDTPWVVGIDEEGGNIEINLALSAHALIAGATRSGKSVCTYSLLTHVLRMGDRARLLVADPNDTTIAPFEDKVAWSTSDTHPDAVTGMLEWVRGEMDRRKPILRDMRADKISEFTAELPMIVVVIDEAANYLRHNDKRAAAAMMGELLAVVSQGAKYGVRLVLITQRPDSTILPTSTRAQLSFRISFRVEDGETAKMVFPDLPDPMALLTCAPGVGYVREVGGEAKRFRSVYLADHWGIADRLPHRQPKILDVAAGFGAPFVPPAVPKDMWGTQKPAAVVPAAPGEVLIDEVVLTLDDLEGEVPGTPGAAEGLDDFEFEPVTAPPTVRRRPTAQPVPDDLWA